A region from the Bosea sp. RAC05 genome encodes:
- a CDS encoding DNA cytosine methyltransferase — protein sequence MKALSLFAGIGGFDIGFGAAGIQTELLCENAPCPRDVLLAQFPDVPIHGDIEDLEKVPAIDVICAGFPCQDLSLTGPKKGLEGHRSGLVSHVFRLLDSTRAPVLVLENVAFMLKLAGGSAMARLVAELEERGYRWAYRVVDARAFLPQRRERVILVASRGDIEPRDVLFADEASAPLIDGPEAGPHGFYWTEGRNGIGLISNAVPTLKSGSTIGLGSAPAILKSDGVIVTPDIRDAERLQGFMEGWTSAAAHRGGEAARWRAVGNAICVPVAGWVAGRLLQPGAFDVARSRALGEKWPSAAYGGPGQRHGVSISHYPHWVERDQLDRFIRHPGHLLSARATKGFLSRVTQSRSSRPDFIAKIQNHLTRMSPAKDIAA from the coding sequence TGAAAGCCCTCTCCTTGTTCGCCGGCATCGGCGGGTTCGACATCGGCTTTGGCGCGGCGGGCATCCAAACGGAGTTGCTCTGCGAAAACGCGCCCTGCCCCCGCGACGTTCTGCTGGCGCAATTTCCTGATGTTCCAATCCATGGCGACATCGAGGATCTCGAAAAGGTGCCGGCCATCGATGTCATATGCGCTGGATTTCCATGCCAGGACTTGTCGCTGACGGGCCCGAAGAAAGGGCTCGAAGGTCACCGTTCTGGACTCGTCAGCCATGTTTTCCGGCTCCTCGACAGCACCAGGGCGCCGGTGCTCGTGCTGGAGAACGTTGCCTTCATGCTGAAGCTTGCCGGGGGCTCGGCCATGGCGAGACTGGTCGCCGAGCTGGAGGAGCGCGGATACCGTTGGGCTTACCGCGTCGTCGACGCCAGAGCATTTCTCCCGCAGCGGCGCGAGCGCGTCATCCTGGTGGCTTCCCGCGGTGACATCGAGCCTCGCGACGTGCTGTTTGCCGACGAGGCGAGCGCTCCCCTGATCGACGGCCCGGAAGCCGGACCACACGGCTTCTACTGGACGGAAGGCCGGAACGGCATCGGATTGATCTCGAACGCTGTCCCGACACTGAAGAGCGGATCGACGATCGGGCTTGGCTCCGCACCAGCCATTCTGAAATCCGACGGGGTCATCGTAACCCCTGACATCAGGGATGCAGAGCGTCTCCAGGGCTTCATGGAAGGCTGGACATCCGCTGCTGCGCATCGAGGCGGCGAGGCTGCTCGGTGGCGAGCCGTGGGGAATGCCATCTGCGTCCCTGTTGCAGGATGGGTTGCAGGGCGCCTGTTGCAGCCCGGAGCGTTCGACGTCGCTCGATCACGGGCATTGGGCGAGAAATGGCCGTCAGCGGCCTATGGCGGCCCTGGGCAGCGCCATGGGGTCTCCATCAGTCACTATCCGCACTGGGTGGAACGCGACCAGCTAGACCGGTTCATCCGTCACCCTGGGCATCTTCTGTCTGCCCGAGCCACGAAAGGCTTCCTGTCCAGGGTGACGCAATCACGCTCCAGCCGGCCCGACTTCATCGCCAAGATCCAGAATCATCTCACCCGGATGAGCCCTGCCAAGGATATCGCCGCCTGA
- a CDS encoding cold-shock protein: MNYAAAVAERDADNTAVISSELLCESVTGRVKWYDAAKGYGFVHLADRGVDAMLHANAIENIASADLQIGATVDCEVIPTPKGLRVARISRIDLATADPDAFAPKRPVTMAGPMFAAVVKWYKLIEGFGFFYDPKGGGDIFIHAGILEHHGIKTILEGQTWLIGVVDGAKGRMVGSIARF, translated from the coding sequence ATGAACTATGCCGCCGCCGTCGCCGAGCGCGACGCCGACAACACCGCAGTGATTTCAAGCGAGCTCCTCTGCGAGAGCGTGACTGGGCGCGTGAAGTGGTACGATGCCGCCAAGGGCTACGGCTTCGTGCATCTTGCAGACCGCGGTGTCGACGCGATGCTGCATGCCAATGCGATCGAGAACATCGCCTCCGCGGATCTTCAGATCGGTGCGACGGTGGACTGCGAGGTCATTCCGACGCCCAAGGGGCTTCGTGTTGCCAGGATCTCCCGCATCGATCTGGCTACCGCCGATCCGGACGCGTTTGCGCCGAAGCGGCCGGTTACGATGGCGGGTCCGATGTTCGCGGCTGTGGTGAAGTGGTACAAGCTCATCGAGGGCTTCGGCTTCTTCTATGACCCGAAGGGTGGCGGCGACATCTTCATCCATGCCGGCATCCTGGAACACCACGGGATCAAGACCATCCTCGAAGGGCAGACCTGGTTGATCGGGGTCGTCGATGGAGCCAAAGGGCGGATGGTGGGCTCGATCGCTCGCTTCTGA